A stretch of DNA from Fodinicurvata sediminis DSM 21159:
AAATTCAGGAGTCTCTCGATCACACAGGTCCCCATAGGCCAGAACAAGAAGGCTACAGGATACGCGTCGAATCACGCTTGTCCAAAAGCCTTTATCGTGAAGCGGTCCGTATCCCGAATATTGGGCAAAGCCGTTGCACTGAGGAGGGAAAGCGGTTGATAAGGTCGAGAAGCGTTCTCTCGTGGTTACTTTGCCAGCGCAGGAGACGCTGTTCGGTTACGAGGTGAAGTGTGACTCCCCAGGATATCCAGGCCCGTGTGCTCTACCGTGACAAGCGGATACTGGTGGTCGACAAGCCGGCCGGCCTCTCGGTCCATGCGGGGCCTGGCGGAGGGGCAAGCCTGGAAGACAGCTTCGAGGCCTTGCGTTTCGGCCTGCCGCATCCACCGGCTTTGGCCCATCGCCTGGATCGGGACACCAGTGGCTGCCTGGCACTGGGGCGCACTCGCAGCGCCCTGCGCCGTCTCAATGCGCTGTTTGCCGAAGGGCGGGTCCGCAAGACCTATTGGGCCCTGGTCGTGGGACAGCCGGCGGAAGCGCGGGGTAGGATCGACCTGCCGCTCAAGAAGGTGAATGGGCCGCAGGGCTGGCGCATGAAGGCCACGGCCGATGGACAGCCAGCGGTGACGGATTATCGCGTTCTGGCGCGCGGTCCCAGTCATGCCTGGCTGGCGCTTTATCCGCGGACAGGGCGCACACACCAGATACGCGTTCATTGCGCGGTGAGCGGGTGGCCCATTCTGGGCGATCCTCTCTATGGAACGGGCATGACCGATCCCGACCGACATGGGTTGCAGCTTCACGCCCGGGCGCTCAGCCTGCCGGTTTATCCTGATCGCGAAGCGATCGAAGTGGAAGCGCCTCTGCGAGCGGATATGGTAGAGAACTTGCGTGCGCAGGTCGGCCTGCAGGAGGAAGAACCATGAAAGCATCTGTTGCCTTGATGCTGCTGGCCCTCGCCGCCTGTGCCCAGGTGCCGTCACAGGAAGCGGACAGGTTACGGATGCGGGGACATGTGGCGCAGAGTGGGCAGGGGTTCGTTTTCCAGGCCTGTGACAGCCAGTCCTCCCCGCAATCCCTTCAGGACAGTATCTCGACCGTCTCGCTGGAAGAGCTGATGGGCCAGTTGGGCTACGGCGACGACGCGATTGTCTTTATCGACATGGTGTTTCAAACAGAAAGCAGTGATCTTGAAGCCACAAGGCTGATCCATGCCGCCCACGGCGAAACACGGGGCTGCGATGAAAATCCGGATTTTCTCTGGAAGGCTGGCGGTAACGAGCCTTTCTGGTCGGTTCATGTGGGAGAGGATGAAACCCGGGTGTCACGCCTGGCGGAAACCACCCGGGAATGGCGCTTTCCGACCCCTGTTGCCGAGGCACAAGGACAGCTCTTGCGTTACAGCCTGGGTGAAGCGGATGGCGCGCCGGTGGAGCTTGAACTCAACCGCAATCCCTGCCGCGACAGCATGTCGGGGCACTACTTTGCCTATGATGCAGTGCTCGGGATAGGCGCTGAACAGTTGACGGGCTGTGCCCGGACCGGGCTGGAACTTCCCATGCCCGGTCCGAAGGGACAGTTCTGAGCGCCCCGTCTCAGGCCGCCTGCCTCGGGTCCACGCTGCGCTGGCGGAAGAGGGCCGTCAGGGGGCTATCAGGTTTCAGGAAAGTGCGCTCGTTGACCAGGGCATGCGCCAGAGGTTCTTCCCCGCCGCGCAGAGCGGCTTCGATCAGGGTCAGGTCGATGATGTCCCTCTGTGCATGACTCCCGCCGAAACGGGCGGCCTGGTTGCGCACCGGCCTCAGCAGGCGAAGAACGGAGGTGTAATCCCCTTCACCAAAGGCTTTCAGGGCCAGGCAAAGGGGCCGTCCGACAGCGCGTGTGAAGAGCGCATTGTCCGCATCGCTCTCCATGGCCTCAATCTGCGTATCCAGAAGGGAGTCCATCAGATCGCTGCGTCCAGCGCCCACGAAGGCCATGGCGGCATGTGCATCGTTGAAGGCGTAGTTCGGAGCAGTGACGAGCGGCTGCCAGAGCCGGGCCAGAGCCGTCCAGCGTTCCCCCAGTTTGACGCCACGCAGATGCAGACGCCAGAGCAGGGCCGAGGCATCCACCAGGTCCAGGACCACCTGCGAGCCATTGCCAGCGATCGGGCCATCATAGAGCGCGAGCACAGCGTCGATGTCGCCTTGTTCCAGGTAGAAGAGTGCAAGGTGCCACCAGTTGTGTACGGCAAAGAAGTTGTCCTGTGACCAAGCATCGGAATCTCGGGTCATCCAAGAGATGCCGTCCTCGTAACGGTTCTGCATCTCCATGACGTGGGCCACGGCATGCTGGGCCCAGCCATCACGCCGCTCCAGCTCGATGGCGCGACGACCATAGGCTTCTGCACGCCCATAGTCGGCGGTTTCCTCGAGGCCGAAGGCCTGCATGCTGAGGACAGCGTGATAGCCCGGCCGTTGCGCATCCCAGAAGGGCATCACACGGGCGATGCGATCACGCAACATGCGGGAGTTTCCGGTATAGAAGTCCACCAGATGACCGGATTGCAGTGCCAGCAGGTCATGGGGGTAATCGTGGACGATGTCCTCCAGCACCCGCCCGGCAGCATGCCACTTGCCATCGGCCAGCAGGCCTGCTGCCTTCAAGTGAGCTTTCTCACGCATGTTGGCCGGAAGTTCGGCTGCCGCTTCCAGGCTGCCCCGCGCGACTTCGAGGCCGTCTGGCTCGGTGCCCAGCAGGTGAAGCCAGGCCTTCATGGCATGGCCCATGACGAAGCTCGGACTGTCTGCCAGGGCTTGGTCCAGAGTGGCGAGTGGATCATTGCGATAGAGCAGCAGTTCATGGACTGCGATTTCGTAGAGTTCGAGACTCTTTGGAGAGGCCCCCGTTGCGGACCGGGTCCAGGTGTCCTTGTGTGCCATAAGATTTTTCCTTTGATTCCAGCTTCTTGAAAGAGGGCTTCTGCCCGGATACGCGGCGGAGATTAGTGCGGTCTTTCCGGGCGATATAGCCGTCACGTGGTGCAGTCTTGCCGAAAGTCTGAAAGCCGCGCATAGTCAGGCTTTCAGGGGCACAATTGGCGGCGGCGCAGGGATGTTTTCCTGCATTTGAGGCAGCCAACTGGACTCGTGGTACAGTTCATGACACTGCAAACGCAGTCGAAACGCGGCGCAGCACGCGGGCGCATTCTGGATCAGGCGGAAATGTCCGTCCTGGAAAAGGGGTTTGCGTCGACCTCGATCGAGGAGCTGATCACAGGCGCCGGCGTTACCAAGAGCGCCTTCTTCTATCATTTCCGGGATAAGAACGAATTGGCGCGGGCCATGATGGAGCGGTACATCGCTCATCATGATGATATGCTGGCCGACATCCTGCATCGCGCGGATGAACTGCACGAAGACCCGCTGCACAGCTTCCTGGTGGCCATGAAGCTGTTCGAGGAGATGATGGCCGACCTGCCGGGTTCGCATCCGGGTTGCCTGGTGACCTCGTTCGTATATCAGGACCGCCTGTTCAGCCGGGATGTGCGGGCATTGACGCTGCAAGGCTTTCTGGGCTGGCGAGAACTGCTTCGTTCACGTCTGGAAAGGATTGCAGAGATCTATCCCCCCTGCATCAAGGTTGACCTGGAGGACCTGGCCGACATGGCCCAATCCCTTGTGGAAGGTGGAATCGTTGTGTCGCGCCTGACCGAGGATCCCCAGGCCCTGCCACGGCAGATCCAGTTGTTTCGCAGTTTCGTGCGAATGGTTTTCCTGCCGCAAGCGCAGGTGCTGTAAGCACCCCTCGATCCATCGCCCGGCCCTGTGGTTCGCTCCCGTGACCCAGTGCTTGCACAGGGAACTGTTAACTTCTCCTTATGACAGAGGCGCGTAGACTCAAGCCACGCCCTTGCCGCGACCTAGATGTGTCTTTGCAGTCTTTAGGCGAAACCTGTTTCGAGAGAGCCATCCGGATTCCGCATGTCCCTTGCATCCCATCTGCCGCGCCTTCTGGCCTTTTCCTTCGCGGGGGCCGATCTGCTGCTTGAAGCAGGCCGTGATTGCCGGATTCACTTCGCAGCAGGTGCGGCCGAAAACCTGACCGGACAGTCGGAAGACAGGCTGGTGGGGCAGGCCCTCCACAGCCTGTTCGCCGAGGAGGATCGCACCTTTGTCCGGGGCATGATCAATGGTCTGGGCAGCGGAGAGCGCATAGGTCCCCTGGCTGTACGGCTGGCCGGTGCCGAGGGACAGGTGCATCCTGCAGTCATCGGGCTGTGCTGCCTGCCGGACAATCCCACCCTGGTGCATTGCACCCTGTCCCTGAGAGGTGTTCAGGCGTTGGCGCAATCCAGTGCGCCGCGGGATCCCGAAAGCCAGCTTTTGCAGGGCTCTGCCTTCCCGCGGGCCGTCGAGCAGGCGCTGCAACATGCACGGGAATTGGACCAGAAGGTTACCATGACCCTGCTGGACCTGGATGGCCTGGGTCAGATTCGAGACGAGATGGAAGCCTCGGATTCCCGTTTGCTGCTGGATCGCATCTGCGCCAACCTTCGGGCTTCTTCCCTGGATGGACAGACTGTGGCCCGGCTGGCCGAAAACCGTTTCGGCCTGGTGCATCAGGCGTCTCTGTCGGGGCAGGAAATGGCGCGGCGCCTTTCGACGGTGGTGCGGCAATCGCATCCGCTGGCTGGCAAGCTGTCGGTGGAGGGCGCGGTCCTGCCGCTGGAGAACCGCGGCCTGGAAAGGGCGGACATGATCCGTGCCATCGCCTATGCCGCCGAGCGCTTTGCCAGCAGCGGGCGCATCCCGGGTGAGGATCTTCCCGGCGTGATCGAGAATTCGGTGCGTGAGACCCTGGAACGCATGGAGGATTTCAGGCAGGTCCTTTCCCAGCGCAGGTTTCACTTTCTCTATCAGCCGGTCGTGCGTCTTGTGGACCGAAGGCCGGCGCATTTCGAGCTTCTGGTGCGTTTCGAGGACGAGGTTTCACCCCAGGAAAAACTGGATTTCGCCGAGAACCTGGGCCTGATATGCGATTTTGACTTGGCGGTCTGTCACCATGCCGTGAACCTCTTGTCGGACAGCAAGTGCGATGCCCGATTGAAACTGGCGGTCAACCTTTCGGGGCACTCCATTCTGAACAGCGTGTTCATCAAGAGCCTGGATGCCTTGCTGAAGGCCAACAAGGCCATTTCCCGACGCCTGATCTTCGAGATCACGGAGAGTGCGGAACTGACAGATCTCGAGACAGCCCACCGTGTCATCCAGACCATCCGCATGCTGGGACACCGGGTGTTCCTGGATGACTTCGGCGCTGGTGCAGCGTCGTTCCGCTATCTGAGTGCGCTGGCGGTCGATGGCATCAAGATCGATGGCCGCTATATCCGTGAGATGGGGCGCGCGCCTCGCGACCTGGCCATGCTGCGTGGCTTGAAGCGGATTTGCGATGACCTGGAAATAGAAATCGTCGCCGAGCGCGTGGAAACCGAGACCCAGGCGGCACGCTTGCGTGAACTGGGCCTGCCACTGGCACAGGGCTGGTTGTTCGGAAAACCGACTGCAAAGCCGCGCTTGGCCAGAGATGCCGAGGCGCAAGTCCACGCGGAAGGGATGTTTCGTGGCCTGCGTGGGCGCGCATAGACCCGATTCGCCGGGATTTACCGGTTCGCGCACCGGCGCTTTCAGGCTGCCGGGGCTGCTTTTTCTGCTGAGCGTCCTGTTCTTCTATGGCGCGCCGAACCCTGGCAAGGCGGCGGAAGGACATGTCATCTATCGCAACAAGAGCTCCGAAACTCTGGATTTGCGTTTCGAGGCAGGTAGTTGG
This window harbors:
- a CDS encoding RluA family pseudouridine synthase, with protein sequence MTPQDIQARVLYRDKRILVVDKPAGLSVHAGPGGGASLEDSFEALRFGLPHPPALAHRLDRDTSGCLALGRTRSALRRLNALFAEGRVRKTYWALVVGQPAEARGRIDLPLKKVNGPQGWRMKATADGQPAVTDYRVLARGPSHAWLALYPRTGRTHQIRVHCAVSGWPILGDPLYGTGMTDPDRHGLQLHARALSLPVYPDREAIEVEAPLRADMVENLRAQVGLQEEEP
- a CDS encoding tetratricopeptide repeat protein — protein: MAHKDTWTRSATGASPKSLELYEIAVHELLLYRNDPLATLDQALADSPSFVMGHAMKAWLHLLGTEPDGLEVARGSLEAAAELPANMREKAHLKAAGLLADGKWHAAGRVLEDIVHDYPHDLLALQSGHLVDFYTGNSRMLRDRIARVMPFWDAQRPGYHAVLSMQAFGLEETADYGRAEAYGRRAIELERRDGWAQHAVAHVMEMQNRYEDGISWMTRDSDAWSQDNFFAVHNWWHLALFYLEQGDIDAVLALYDGPIAGNGSQVVLDLVDASALLWRLHLRGVKLGERWTALARLWQPLVTAPNYAFNDAHAAMAFVGAGRSDLMDSLLDTQIEAMESDADNALFTRAVGRPLCLALKAFGEGDYTSVLRLLRPVRNQAARFGGSHAQRDIIDLTLIEAALRGGEEPLAHALVNERTFLKPDSPLTALFRQRSVDPRQAA
- a CDS encoding TetR/AcrR family transcriptional regulator gives rise to the protein MTLQTQSKRGAARGRILDQAEMSVLEKGFASTSIEELITGAGVTKSAFFYHFRDKNELARAMMERYIAHHDDMLADILHRADELHEDPLHSFLVAMKLFEEMMADLPGSHPGCLVTSFVYQDRLFSRDVRALTLQGFLGWRELLRSRLERIAEIYPPCIKVDLEDLADMAQSLVEGGIVVSRLTEDPQALPRQIQLFRSFVRMVFLPQAQVL
- a CDS encoding EAL domain-containing protein; its protein translation is MSLASHLPRLLAFSFAGADLLLEAGRDCRIHFAAGAAENLTGQSEDRLVGQALHSLFAEEDRTFVRGMINGLGSGERIGPLAVRLAGAEGQVHPAVIGLCCLPDNPTLVHCTLSLRGVQALAQSSAPRDPESQLLQGSAFPRAVEQALQHARELDQKVTMTLLDLDGLGQIRDEMEASDSRLLLDRICANLRASSLDGQTVARLAENRFGLVHQASLSGQEMARRLSTVVRQSHPLAGKLSVEGAVLPLENRGLERADMIRAIAYAAERFASSGRIPGEDLPGVIENSVRETLERMEDFRQVLSQRRFHFLYQPVVRLVDRRPAHFELLVRFEDEVSPQEKLDFAENLGLICDFDLAVCHHAVNLLSDSKCDARLKLAVNLSGHSILNSVFIKSLDALLKANKAISRRLIFEITESAELTDLETAHRVIQTIRMLGHRVFLDDFGAGAASFRYLSALAVDGIKIDGRYIREMGRAPRDLAMLRGLKRICDDLEIEIVAERVETETQAARLRELGLPLAQGWLFGKPTAKPRLARDAEAQVHAEGMFRGLRGRA